The DNA segment GTGAAGTAAATTCCACGCCATACTTGGTTGACGAGCTCCAATATTGGTTAGATCGGGACCAGTTCTTTCAGTTCCCATCAAAGTTGCAGTATTTCTCCAAAAATCTATTCTAGTATTATCTGCGTAATCCGCAGGAATTCCGGGGCGTTTTCCCCAGGGTTTGTCCATATCCACATTTCGAACCTGCTGCGTATGACAAGCTACACAGCCATTACTGATATAACTTAATTTTCCTTGGTACGCATCTTCACTTAGAGGAACGTGATTAGGAAGCGGCGCATTGTTTTGCTGATTATGAATAGCCGGCAGAATAGCAACAGCGATGGTCAAACCAATAAATAAGGCCAAGGCTGCTAAAAATAATTTTTTATAATTGTCAAAAAAATCCATTTCGTTTATATTAATTAGTTAGACCATGATTTTCTAATTCTTGCTTTGCTCTCAAAATTTCTGCTGGGGAGTTGGGAATTTCCTCATCAACATTTCGTCTCACCATTTTGTAAAAATTGTACGCAAAAATGATATGCGAAATCCACATTAGTGATCCACCAATCGCGCGCCATAACCAGTAAGGCGCCATCAATTCGACACTTTCGATAAATGGTTTTCCATCAATCCACATCAATCCACGAAGTGTTGAACCGTACATTAGCGGAAAAGTGTAAAAAATTAATCCAATCAGCGCAAACCAAAAGTGAGCACCAACTAAAACTTGAGAAGGTTCCTTTCCGGTTAATCTCGGAACAAGAGTATAGATGAATCCCCAAAGCATAAAACAAATAATCCCGTACATCGTTAGATGAGAGTGAGCCACCGTAAAATCTGTGAAGTGCCATACTAAGTTGGTAAACCTAAATGCTTCGGCAGTTCCTTGTAATGAACCAGTGAAGTAAAATATAATTCCAATTAGATAGAAAGGAAGTGTGTAACTGGTGGAAATTTTGTGCCATGAACCCTTAAAGGTCATCAAGAAGTTGGTCGTACCCGCTACCACCGGAATTACCATTCCCACACTACCCACGATAGCTACTGTCTGCAACCACCACGGGATAGCACTAAAGATAAAGTGGTGTGTACCAATTAAAGTGTAAAACAGAATCTGCGTCCAGAAAGCCAAAATTCCTAAACTGTAAGAATAAATTGGTTTATTAAGTTGTTGTGGTAGGAAATAATACATCAATCCCAAAGTAAAAAGCATAAACCACATTCCCACACCTTGATGCATATAGTATCCTTGCACAATTGTTTCGCCTAAGCCATCTTGCCACGTAGGCCAATATGCTACGACCGAAATAACAATCACATACATCATTGCTGCCACGATATACCAATTGGAAACATAAATTTCTTTGGTAGTTTTTTTGGCTACTGTCTGCACATAATTTATCAAACTAATTATAACGGCAATTGCAAATAGCAACATTACTGGCCAAATATATTCTCTATACTCTCCACCGCTGTTATTAATTCCAGCCATCAAGCAAATACTCCCTATTATCACAGAAGCATTAATTAGAATAAGCGAAAACCATCCAGTTTTAATACTATGAATAGGAGTGTTACTAACTCTCGGCACTACATAATAACCTAGTCCGATCATAGCGAGGGAGGCCCAACCCCAAAAAACAGCGTTGGTATGAACAGGTCTGAGTCGTCCAAAACTAAGCCAACTTTGATGGTCGATGTCGGGCGCCACGAATTTAATTCCGAGATATTCACCAACGGTAGTTCCAAAAACCAGCCAGAAAGTTGCGCAACCTAAATACCACAAGATCAGCTTTGTTAGTTCTGGTTCTACGTACGGACGCGGCTTGCTTCTTCGTTTTTGCTCAATAAATCGAAATCCTTCAATTTCATTAATATTATTGATCAGACCTTTCTTATCTTCTGCTGGATTGTCGCCAGCCAGTTCAGTATTAGAAAGACTAAACTCAAGTTCCTTCTTTCGTGATTCCAACTTAGATACTTCGGCAGGATCCAGACTTCTTAGATACTCATTAAATCTGTCCAATTCTTTCTTCTTTCCAATCTTGTTTATTATCGCATAGACCTTTGATATTAAAATACCAGTGGCAATAAGTACTGGTATTAAAATGAGAAAAAGCGTAATAATGATTCCGGACTCGCTAAAAATGTTATTGGTTTCCATTGGCTATTTATATTGGAGGTTATTGTCCATTATTAAATTAAATTTTTTATCTTTTTAAGAATGTTAATCCCTTTTCTAAGTCATCAGCCAACGATTTAATGCTCGTTGTTTCGACCATAGTTTTAAGTTCATCTCTAATAAATTTGAATTGATTATGCACCGGACACGGTTTTAGTTCATTGCATTTTATAAGTCCGAGACCACATCCATTATAAATATCATCCCCGTCAATAACTTGCACAATTGTGCTCATCATTGTATTTTCAAATTGAAAACTATCCATCGAAAAACCACCAGTCGGACCTTTGCTTGATGTGATGATATGATTTTTGGATAGTAATTGCAGAATTTTGGAGGTATAGGACGCAGGTGATTTTATTGCATCTGCTACATCTAATAAACTTGCTTTCTTACCCAATTGTGATTGAACTGCAATAAATATGCAGGCTTTAAGTCCGTATTCGCAAGCTTTAGAAAACATATAAATGCTATTTTGATTTAGCAAAGATATAGTATTTTTAGTAATGGACAAATTTGTCCACTACTAAATTTTGTATATTTTTAATTTTGTAAAATTTCGAGAAGGGGGTGCTTTTGTGGGAGCGTAGCGTCGTTTTTTTTACTGTATCTGTTTTTTCAATTATCTATTGTACAACTTTAATTCGGAAGCTTTCCTGGTATGTAGTTAAATGTATTGCTGAATTACTCCACATTAGGAAAAGAAATTTTATAAAAAATATAATATTTTAAATTAATGGTAGTAAATTGTAAACAAAATATTTTTACTTTTTTCAGTCAAAATAAAATAACACTTCTTATATGGATTTCGACAAAGCGTATGATCTAGTTACTAGCAAATTATCTATTTGGATTAAAGAATTTATTAAAATGTTACCAAATTTAATTTTGGCCGCAATTATTTTAGTTATTGGATTTTTTATTGCCAAATTTCTACGAGGATTTTCCAGAAAGATGATTTCGAAGATTTCCAACCATAAAACGCTAAATAATTTATTTGCCTCTATAATTTATATCACCTTTATTGGAATTACAATTTTTGTTATTTTAAGTATTTTGCAGCTAGACAAAGCAGTTACCTCAATATTAGCGGGAGCGGGAATTATAGGACTGGCCCTAGCATTTGCTTTTCAAGACATTGCGGCCAATTTTATTTCAGGCATATTTATTTCCTTCAGACGCCCTATTAGCATTGGCGATATCGTGAAAATCGGCGATTATATGGGTAAGGTAAAAGAGATAAATTTGCGAGATACCATCATTCTTACTTTTCAAGGTCAGATGGTTATTATTCCTAATAAAAATGTTTTTCAGAATCCCATTGAGAATTATTCATTATTAGGCAAGCGCCGTCTCGACCTAACTGTTGGCATCTCTTATGATGCTGATTTGGAAAATGTCGAGAAAATTACCTTAGACGCTGTAAAAGACATTACCGGTTTATCAGATGATGCCATTACGATGGGCTACAAAGAATTTGCCGATAGTTCGATCAATTACGTAATTCGTTTGTGGATTCAAAACCCCGAGCAAGCGGAATATTGGAGAGTTCGGCACGCAGTAATTATTGCTATCAAAAAAGCCTATGATACCAACAATATATCGATACCATTTCCAATTAGAACTTTGGATTTTGCCGGTCAGCCAATCGAAACAAAAGTTTCCAATCAAGAATAATTTGTATTTTTAGGAGCAGAGGATTTGGTTTTCAGTTCACTATCTGTCCTGCTATCCGCTGTATCTTTGTGTTTTTTAAAAGAAAAAAAACACAAAGGATGCCGCTGCTATCAGGGCTATTTCTGAGGGATTCGTTTTCATAAGTTATTCAACATCTTGTTATTTCGAACAAAGTTAGAGGTTAGATAATTAGCTATCGTCTATAACCGCAAGCTTATCATTTCGAACAGATAGTGAAATTTAACACTAAGTATGTAGAACACTGAACCGCCAACTTGTCATTTCGAGCAGAGCGAGAAATTAAATAGTAAGTCTACAGAACCCTACCGCAAACTTGTCATTTCGAGCATAGCGAGAAATCACATAATAAGACTAAAGCACCTCTTATAATTTATTAAGTAGATCGGAGTATACACAGGAATTAAAATGCAATTTTTCTCAATAGATTTCGCAAAAAAAAACATTTGAAAGATTTGTATTATGTGATTTCTCCTTCGTCGAAATGACAAGTTTGCGTGTGAAATGTTCGGAGAACTGATAGTAATTGAGCCATTATTATTTTTAACACCTACGAAATCAATAGTACAAATACGCCCAAACTTGTCATTTCGAGCAGAGCGAGAAATCACATAATCTAGCTAAAGCATATTTCTAAAATGGTTAGCATTTTCTATTTACTGAAATAACTTATTTAATTATCTTAATAATTATAATATATGATCAGATACTGACCAATATTTTGTGATTGGCTACGCACGTTCGCAAAAGCTCCCGTCTCCCTAGCCGAAATGAAAAATTTGCGTGAAAACTATGCGAACAATTAATAGTAAGTCTACAGAACCCTACCGCCAACTTGTCATTTCGAGCAGAGCGAGAAATCACATAATCTAGCTATAGCATATTTCTAAAATGGTTAGCGTTTTCTATTTGCTGAAATAACTTATTTAATTATCGTAATAATTATAATATATGATCAGATGCAGACCAATATTATGTAATTGACTACGCACGTTCGCAAAAACTCCGGTCTCCCTAGTCGAAATGAAAAGTAGACAATAAAGCTGACGACACTTCCAAATATATTAGAATTGGTCAATTTTTCCCTTTTACCTTACGATATCCAAGTATTCATTTTTATCTTTTCAATTTTTTAGATTATTTCACTTTTTCAATCTTTTGTATTTCTCCGCACGAAGGATGGCAGTGGCATCCTTTGCTGCCAAACGATAATTTCAATCTCAATTCCAATTTTCTGGCAGCAAAGATATAACGGACAGCCTGACCTGCGCCTCATCTTGCTTCAATGTTAAGACAAATTTTCTGGCGCAGGGCGTGCCCAAAAAATTAACGTAAATGTTATCCTAGAGATAAATCTTAAGTTTGCCTTCCTCTTATTTCATTTCGATTTTTTAAATTTCTCGAATCTTTCAATCTTTTAATTTTTCAATTTTTCAATCTTGCCACCTATGTAACATTAGTTACCAACCAAGCTAATTATCGATAGTACTTTTGTTGTCTAAATAATCTTACAATGACAAATAAGCTATTACTTCTTTCGATTGCCTTGCTAAGTATGCAGCAAATCTTGAGTGCACAGACCGTCCAGCCGATTGCAAAGTCGGAGGTGATGAGCAGATTCGCCAAAAATGCATCTGTGAATATTGCAGTGCAGGAATTTAAGCAAGCAAAAGCTGAGTATCGTCAGACTAATGCGGTGTTTTTGCCAACAGTGACCGCAAGTCATACTGCTTTTTCTACTACAAATCCTTTGATGGCTTTTGGATCTAAACTGAATCAGGAAATTTTGACTGCAAATGACTTCAATCCTGATTTACTGAATAATCCCCAACATATTGAAAACTTTGTAACCAAAATTGATGTGCAGCAACCAATCTTAAATTTTGATGGAATGCTGAAACGGAAAGCTGCAAAATCAAAATTGCAATCGATGGAATTGCAAAAACAGCGCACAGCCGAACATCTAACTCTTGATGTTGAGAAAGCCTATATGCAGCTGCAATTAGCTTACAAATTGCTAGATGTTTTGGATAAAGCGCAGAAAACTGCAAATGCAAATTTGAAATTGGCAGAAAATAGTTTTAAACAAGGATTTCTTCAAAAAGCAGATGTTTTAAACGTTCAGGTTCGTGTCGCGGAAGTAAATAATCAAATACAATCGGCCAAAAGTAATGTTCAAAATGCGTCTGATTATTTGGCTTTTTTGATGAATGATAGTCAAGATGATTTAGTGTATTTGCCAACGGACAGCTTGACAGTAAATAGCTTTCAAGGAAATTCTGAAGTAGCAATCAACGAAAACCGTTCGGACATTAAGGCAATGCAGTTGGCATCTACAGCTTTTGAATTTATGAACAAGGCTGATAAAATGTCTTTTTTGCCTCGTCTAAATGCTTTTGGGAGTTATGAATTGTACGACGACAAAATATTTACAGGAAGTGCAAACGGATATCTTTTTGGAGCACAATTAAGCTGGGATCTTTTTCAGGGTTCTAAAAGAATAGGGCAGTTGCAAAAAAGTTCGGCTGAATCTGAAAGATCAAAACTTCAATATGATCAGTATGTTTCGCAAAGTAATTTGGAATTAAAACGTGCCAAACGAATGCTTACGGATGCTGAAAATAAATTGAATCTTACAAAATTATCAATAGAGCAATCTGGTGAATCTCTGCGATTGCGCTCAAACAGATACCGTGAAGGCTTAGAAAAAACCTCCGATTTATTGCTGTCTGAAACACAATATGCACAAAAACAACTTGAATATTACCAGACAGTGTTTGAATACAATTACGCACTGGCATACTTACAATTTCTAACTAAATAATAATTACACGATGAAAAAATACACCTATATAGTAGCGATTGCAGTTTCGGTTTTAGTCGCGTCTTGCGGCAAAGAGAAAGCGGAAGTTCAAGTAGACAATAGCCCGGCAGTAACTGTTCAAGTGAATAAAATAGCAGGAAGTGGAAACGGTCAGTTTCTATCCTTTAGCGGAAAAATCCAATCTGCAAATAGTGCTGATTTGAGCACAAGAATGATGGGTTATGTTACAAAAGCATCTGTAAACGTTGGCGACAAGGTTCAGAAAGGACAGCTTCTAGTTTCAATCAATAATGCTGAATTGCAAGCTCGAAGCTCTCAAGTAAGCGCTGGAATTGCCGAAGCAAATGCTGCTTTTGTAAGTGCGCAGAAAAACTATAAGCGTTTTCAAAATCTATTTGCAGATAATAGCGCGACTCAAAAAGAGTTGGATGATGTAACTGCAAATTACGAAATGGCAAAAGCAAGATTAGAATCTGCAAAGCAAATGAAAAACGAAGTGAATTCTCAATTTGCTTACACCAATATTACCGCGCCATTTGCGGGAGTAATTACCTCCAAAAACGTTGAAGCAGGCGATATGGCAAATCCTGGACAGACATTGATTTCGGTTGAAGCTCCGGGAGATTTTGAAGTGATGGCGACAGTACCGGAAACAGAAATTTCTGAAATTAAGAAAGGAGTGGAAGTAGATGTTTTTGTTCAAGCTCTAGGAAAAACCTTAAGAGGCACAGTAAAAGAAATAAGCAGCTCTGCACGAAATAGCGGCGGACAATATCTGCTTAAAGTTTCTCTCGGCAAAACCGACGCGTCCATATTATCGGGGATGTTTGCAACTGTTCAATTTCCTATCGAGAGAAGAAATACTACCGAAATGGTATTAATCCCCAAAACGGCAATAGTAACAAAAGGGCAGCTTTCTGGAGTTTATACCGTCAGCGAAAGCGGAACAGCAATATTGCGTTGGTTGAGATTAGGACGCACTTTTGGTGAAGATGTAGAAGTATTAAGCGGACTTTCTGCCGATGAATCGTATATCGTTTCGGCTGACGGAAAGCTTTACAACGGAGTAAAAATTACCGAACCTGGAACTTCTAGTCAAGAGAAAGGTGTCAAATAAAATTCCTATTAAGGATTTAAAATAAGAAAATCTCAAACTAATACTTCCATTAAAAGAAGTTTAAATAGGAAAAAAATATGAAAGAAGGTATAGCAGGAAAAATTGCAAAAGTTTTTATGCAGTCTAAGCTCACAGTGCTTTTGATGATTGTATTTATGGTAGTTGGTGTCTACAGTTCATTTTTGATTCCTCGTGAAGAGGAGCCACAAATTGATGTGCCAATGGCGGATATCTTTATCGGGTATCCAGGTGCAACTCCAACAGAAGTTGAATCTAGAGTAATCAAGCCACTGGAAAAAATAATCTCCAACATCAAAGGTGTGGAATATGTTTATTCAACCTCTAGTAATGAGCAAGGAATGCTGATCGTACAATTTTACGTAGGTGAAGATATTGAGCGTTCCTTTGTAAAATTGCACACAGAGATCAATCGCCATATGGATCAGATGCCTCAAGGTATTACAATGCCTTTGATAAAAGCTCGTGCTATTGACGATGTGCCAATGCTGGGACTTACATTATGGAGTGAAAACTACGATGATTATCAGCTTGGGCGAATGGCTCAAGAGTTAGAAGCGGAAATCAAAAAAATTACTGATGTTGCGGTTACCCATCAAATTGGTGGACGAAATCGTGAAATGCGGGTAATTTTAGATAAAGAAAAACTTTCGGCCAATGGATTGGATTTTCTGAGCGTTGCAGAGATGATTCGTGGAAGTAATACCCAATCACAATCAGGAACTTTTACTAAAAATGATACTGAATTTAGAGTAAATACTGCGAAGTTTTTAGAAACTATATCTGATGTTGAAAATCTTGTAGTTGGTGTGAATCAGAATCAACCAGTTTATTTAAAACAAATAGCAAAAATTGTTGATGGACCTCAAATGCCTAAAAATTATGTGAGTTTAGGGTTTGGAAAAGGAAGTGATAAGGAAGCTAGTTTTAATTCAGAATATCCTGCCGTTACAATTTCGGTAGCCAAAAGAAAAGGTGCTGATGCAATGCAAATTTCTGAAAAGATCTTGGCAAAAGTTGAGCACTTAAGAGCAGACTTAATTCCTGCAGATGTGCATGTAGAAGTAAGTAGAAACTATGGAG comes from the Flavobacterium ardleyense genome and includes:
- a CDS encoding cbb3-type cytochrome c oxidase subunit I encodes the protein METNNIFSESGIIITLFLILIPVLIATGILISKVYAIINKIGKKKELDRFNEYLRSLDPAEVSKLESRKKELEFSLSNTELAGDNPAEDKKGLINNINEIEGFRFIEQKRRSKPRPYVEPELTKLILWYLGCATFWLVFGTTVGEYLGIKFVAPDIDHQSWLSFGRLRPVHTNAVFWGWASLAMIGLGYYVVPRVSNTPIHSIKTGWFSLILINASVIIGSICLMAGINNSGGEYREYIWPVMLLFAIAVIISLINYVQTVAKKTTKEIYVSNWYIVAAMMYVIVISVVAYWPTWQDGLGETIVQGYYMHQGVGMWFMLFTLGLMYYFLPQQLNKPIYSYSLGILAFWTQILFYTLIGTHHFIFSAIPWWLQTVAIVGSVGMVIPVVAGTTNFLMTFKGSWHKISTSYTLPFYLIGIIFYFTGSLQGTAEAFRFTNLVWHFTDFTVAHSHLTMYGIICFMLWGFIYTLVPRLTGKEPSQVLVGAHFWFALIGLIFYTFPLMYGSTLRGLMWIDGKPFIESVELMAPYWLWRAIGGSLMWISHIIFAYNFYKMVRRNVDEEIPNSPAEILRAKQELENHGLTN
- a CDS encoding RrF2 family transcriptional regulator, encoding MFSKACEYGLKACIFIAVQSQLGKKASLLDVADAIKSPASYTSKILQLLSKNHIITSSKGPTGGFSMDSFQFENTMMSTIVQVIDGDDIYNGCGLGLIKCNELKPCPVHNQFKFIRDELKTMVETTSIKSLADDLEKGLTFLKR
- a CDS encoding mechanosensitive ion channel family protein, yielding MDFDKAYDLVTSKLSIWIKEFIKMLPNLILAAIILVIGFFIAKFLRGFSRKMISKISNHKTLNNLFASIIYITFIGITIFVILSILQLDKAVTSILAGAGIIGLALAFAFQDIAANFISGIFISFRRPISIGDIVKIGDYMGKVKEINLRDTIILTFQGQMVIIPNKNVFQNPIENYSLLGKRRLDLTVGISYDADLENVEKITLDAVKDITGLSDDAITMGYKEFADSSINYVIRLWIQNPEQAEYWRVRHAVIIAIKKAYDTNNISIPFPIRTLDFAGQPIETKVSNQE
- a CDS encoding TolC family protein; its protein translation is MTNKLLLLSIALLSMQQILSAQTVQPIAKSEVMSRFAKNASVNIAVQEFKQAKAEYRQTNAVFLPTVTASHTAFSTTNPLMAFGSKLNQEILTANDFNPDLLNNPQHIENFVTKIDVQQPILNFDGMLKRKAAKSKLQSMELQKQRTAEHLTLDVEKAYMQLQLAYKLLDVLDKAQKTANANLKLAENSFKQGFLQKADVLNVQVRVAEVNNQIQSAKSNVQNASDYLAFLMNDSQDDLVYLPTDSLTVNSFQGNSEVAINENRSDIKAMQLASTAFEFMNKADKMSFLPRLNAFGSYELYDDKIFTGSANGYLFGAQLSWDLFQGSKRIGQLQKSSAESERSKLQYDQYVSQSNLELKRAKRMLTDAENKLNLTKLSIEQSGESLRLRSNRYREGLEKTSDLLLSETQYAQKQLEYYQTVFEYNYALAYLQFLTK
- a CDS encoding efflux RND transporter periplasmic adaptor subunit gives rise to the protein MKKYTYIVAIAVSVLVASCGKEKAEVQVDNSPAVTVQVNKIAGSGNGQFLSFSGKIQSANSADLSTRMMGYVTKASVNVGDKVQKGQLLVSINNAELQARSSQVSAGIAEANAAFVSAQKNYKRFQNLFADNSATQKELDDVTANYEMAKARLESAKQMKNEVNSQFAYTNITAPFAGVITSKNVEAGDMANPGQTLISVEAPGDFEVMATVPETEISEIKKGVEVDVFVQALGKTLRGTVKEISSSARNSGGQYLLKVSLGKTDASILSGMFATVQFPIERRNTTEMVLIPKTAIVTKGQLSGVYTVSESGTAILRWLRLGRTFGEDVEVLSGLSADESYIVSADGKLYNGVKITEPGTSSQEKGVK